The Pedobacter mucosus genome window below encodes:
- a CDS encoding alpha/beta hydrolase-fold protein: MRKIFLTIFLLFIILFLKAQDLKKYDKGNFIKGKDSIYYRILFPENFNPAQKYPIVFFLHGSGERGDDNEKQLVHGGKLFLKDSIRKNFPAIVVFPQCPASDYWANVTIAKDDNGKRKFSFVENGKPTKVMHALEGMVNDFLKKPFVNKTQVYIGGLSMGGMGTYELLRRKRRTFAAAFAICGGDNTNNIKKYQKIPLWIFHGAKDDVVDPAFSMAIAERLKTVGDEVKFTLYQKDNHNSWDSAFADPDLLPWLFGHIKQK, translated from the coding sequence ATGAGAAAGATTTTTCTAACCATTTTTTTACTGTTCATTATCTTATTTCTGAAAGCTCAGGATTTAAAGAAATATGATAAAGGAAATTTTATTAAGGGGAAAGATTCAATTTATTATCGAATATTATTTCCTGAAAATTTCAACCCGGCACAAAAATATCCTATAGTTTTCTTTTTACATGGAAGTGGAGAAAGAGGGGATGATAATGAGAAACAATTGGTACATGGAGGAAAACTTTTCTTAAAAGATAGCATCCGGAAAAATTTCCCTGCAATAGTGGTCTTTCCTCAATGCCCAGCAAGCGATTATTGGGCAAATGTTACTATTGCCAAAGATGATAACGGTAAACGTAAATTCAGTTTTGTTGAAAACGGAAAACCAACAAAGGTTATGCATGCTTTAGAGGGTATGGTGAATGATTTTCTTAAAAAGCCATTCGTAAATAAAACGCAGGTTTATATCGGTGGTTTATCAATGGGCGGTATGGGAACATACGAATTGCTCAGAAGAAAACGTAGAACCTTTGCTGCCGCTTTTGCAATTTGTGGTGGCGATAATACCAACAACATCAAGAAATATCAAAAAATTCCGCTTTGGATTTTTCATGGTGCTAAAGATGATGTGGTTGATCCAGCCTTTTCAATGGCCATTGCAGAAAGATTGAAAACAGTTGGTGACGAGGTAAAATTTACACTTTACCAAAAAGATAACCATAACAGTTGGGATAGCGCTTTTGCTGACCCCGACTTATTACCTTGGTTATTTGGGCACATAAAACAGAAGTAA
- a CDS encoding YebC/PmpR family DNA-binding transcriptional regulator — protein sequence MGRAFEFRKERKFKRWAKMAVQFTRIGKDIVMAVKDAGPHPETNSRLRTAMQNAKAVNMPKDRVEAAIKRASDKSMAGYEEIVYEGYAPHGVAVLIETATDNTNRTVANVRSYFNKTDGSLGKTGSLDFVFNRKSIFRFVPAEGLDLEELEFELIDAGLEELYVEADEDGNDIAVAQGAFENFGSLQKALEEKGIELKSSKLERIALSHHEVTEEQALDVFKLIDKLEEDDDVQAVYHNMAE from the coding sequence ATGGGAAGAGCATTCGAATTTAGAAAAGAAAGAAAATTTAAACGTTGGGCTAAAATGGCCGTTCAGTTTACGCGTATAGGTAAAGATATTGTAATGGCTGTTAAAGATGCCGGACCACATCCTGAAACCAATTCAAGATTGCGTACTGCTATGCAAAATGCAAAAGCGGTAAATATGCCAAAAGATAGGGTTGAGGCAGCAATAAAGCGAGCTTCTGATAAATCTATGGCTGGCTATGAGGAGATTGTTTATGAAGGATATGCGCCACATGGAGTAGCAGTTTTGATTGAAACCGCTACCGATAATACCAATCGTACAGTAGCAAATGTGCGTAGTTATTTTAATAAAACTGACGGCTCTTTAGGTAAAACTGGTTCATTGGATTTCGTTTTCAACCGAAAATCGATATTTAGATTTGTACCTGCCGAAGGTTTAGATTTAGAAGAATTGGAGTTTGAATTAATAGATGCAGGTTTAGAAGAATTATATGTGGAAGCTGATGAAGATGGAAATGATATTGCGGTAGCACAAGGCGCTTTTGAAAATTTCGGATCTTTGCAAAAAGCATTGGAAGAGAAAGGTATTGAATTAAAAAGCTCTAAATTAGAACGTATCGCTTTGTCGCATCATGAAGTTACAGAAGAGCAGGCTTTAGATGTTTTTAAATTGATAGATAAATTAGAAGAAGATGATGACGTTCAGGCAGTTTACCATAATATGGCTGAATAA
- the bglX gene encoding beta-glucosidase BglX, which translates to MKKANILLILLAVAVINSSAQTKKPISAEQAKMNKFVSGLMAKMTVDEKIGQLNLVTGGEATTGSTVSTDVESKIAKGNVGGIFSMTTPEKIRKTQEVAMKSRLKIPLIFGQDVIHGYKTTFPIPLALAASWDLPMIKNSARIAATEASADGLNWTFSPMVDISRDARWGRIAESSGEDTYLGSQIAKVMVQGYQGDDLRKVNNIMACVKHFALYGAAESGRDYNTTDMSLDRMYNDYLPPYKAALDAGAGSIMVSFNDINGVPATANKWLLTDLLRKQWAFNGFVVSDYTGVSELIEHGLGDLKTVSAKSLSAGTDMDMVSEGFLTTLKKSLQDGKITITDINTSCRLILEAKYKLGLFDNPFKNCSEDRAKNEILTPANIQAARAAATQTFVLLKNDNKTLPLKKSGTIAVVGPLANTKANMPGTWSVNADMALVPTLIEGLQNVGGKDVKIIHALGSNLTADATLQTNGTMFGREIPRDNRPEEEIIEEAVKAARKADVVVAALGEGSEMTGESASRTDLNIPETQKRLLAALLKTGKPVVLVLFTGRPLTIKWENENVPAILNVWFGGLQAANAIGDVLFGDVNPSGKLPVTFPQNVGQVPIYYSHKNTGRPLADGKWFSKFRSNYLDVSNDPLYPFGYGLSYTSFTYGDVKLSSNTLSKDKSITATISVTNSGSTDGKEVVQLYTRDLVGSSTRPVKELKGFQKIDLKAGESKNVTFNISENDLKFYNSSLKYVAEPGEFKIFIGTNSRDVKEASFTLK; encoded by the coding sequence ATGAAAAAAGCGAATATCCTATTAATCTTATTAGCCGTTGCAGTCATCAATTCTTCGGCGCAAACAAAAAAACCAATTTCAGCTGAACAAGCTAAAATGAACAAATTTGTTTCAGGCTTGATGGCCAAAATGACGGTTGATGAAAAAATCGGTCAACTGAATTTAGTTACTGGAGGCGAGGCAACCACAGGGTCTACCGTGAGTACCGATGTAGAATCGAAAATTGCTAAGGGCAATGTTGGTGGAATTTTCAGCATGACTACCCCAGAGAAAATCAGGAAAACGCAGGAAGTTGCAATGAAAAGTCGCTTAAAAATTCCCTTAATTTTCGGTCAGGATGTTATTCACGGTTATAAAACCACTTTCCCAATTCCGTTGGCTTTAGCGGCAAGTTGGGATTTACCAATGATCAAAAATTCTGCTCGAATTGCTGCTACAGAGGCAAGCGCAGATGGTTTAAACTGGACATTCTCTCCAATGGTTGATATTTCCAGAGATGCAAGATGGGGTAGAATTGCAGAAAGCAGTGGCGAAGATACTTACTTAGGTTCTCAAATTGCTAAAGTTATGGTTCAAGGCTATCAAGGCGATGACTTAAGAAAAGTAAACAATATAATGGCTTGTGTTAAACATTTTGCATTGTATGGCGCTGCAGAATCGGGCAGAGATTACAACACAACCGATATGAGTTTGGATAGAATGTACAACGATTATTTACCTCCATATAAAGCTGCGCTTGATGCTGGAGCTGGAAGTATAATGGTTTCTTTTAATGATATAAACGGCGTTCCTGCTACCGCTAACAAATGGTTATTAACCGATTTGTTGCGCAAACAATGGGCATTTAACGGTTTTGTGGTTTCAGATTATACTGGCGTAAGCGAATTAATTGAGCATGGACTAGGAGATTTAAAGACCGTATCAGCAAAATCTTTAAGCGCAGGAACAGATATGGATATGGTTAGCGAAGGTTTCTTGACAACACTTAAAAAATCATTGCAAGATGGTAAAATAACCATAACAGATATTAATACCTCTTGCCGATTAATTTTGGAGGCAAAATACAAATTGGGTTTGTTTGATAACCCTTTTAAAAACTGCAGCGAAGACAGAGCTAAAAACGAAATTTTAACCCCAGCAAACATCCAAGCCGCCAGAGCTGCAGCAACGCAAACTTTCGTTTTGCTTAAAAACGATAATAAAACCTTGCCGTTAAAAAAATCTGGAACCATTGCTGTTGTTGGTCCTTTGGCTAATACAAAAGCGAACATGCCAGGAACTTGGAGCGTAAATGCCGATATGGCTTTGGTACCAACTTTAATAGAAGGCTTGCAAAATGTAGGTGGAAAAGACGTAAAAATTATTCATGCTTTAGGATCAAACCTAACCGCTGATGCAACTCTACAAACCAATGGAACTATGTTCGGGCGAGAAATTCCTAGAGATAACCGACCAGAAGAAGAAATTATCGAAGAAGCAGTTAAGGCCGCAAGAAAAGCCGATGTTGTTGTTGCTGCCTTGGGCGAAGGTTCGGAAATGACTGGCGAAAGCGCTAGTCGCACAGATCTTAATATTCCTGAAACGCAGAAACGTTTGCTCGCAGCCTTATTAAAAACTGGCAAACCGGTTGTTTTAGTTTTATTTACAGGCCGCCCTTTAACCATTAAATGGGAAAATGAAAATGTTCCTGCAATACTAAATGTATGGTTTGGCGGCTTACAAGCGGCAAATGCAATTGGCGATGTATTGTTTGGAGACGTCAATCCTTCAGGAAAACTTCCTGTAACTTTTCCCCAAAATGTTGGTCAGGTGCCAATTTACTATAGTCACAAAAATACTGGTCGCCCTCTGGCTGATGGTAAATGGTTTTCTAAATTCCGTTCTAACTATTTAGATGTTAGCAACGACCCGCTATATCCTTTCGGTTATGGTTTAAGCTATACTTCTTTTACTTATGGTGATGTTAAACTTAGCTCAAATACCTTATCAAAAGATAAATCGATTACCGCAACAATTTCCGTTACCAACAGTGGAAGCACAGATGGAAAAGAAGTTGTTCAATTGTATACCCGAGATTTAGTTGGCAGCAGCACTCGTCCGGTAAAAGAGTTAAAAGGATTTCAAAAGATCGATTTAAAAGCTGGAGAAAGTAAAAATGTAACTTTCAATATATCAGAAAATGATTTAAAGTTTTATAATTCTTCTTTAAAATATGTGGCGGAGCCTGGTGAATTTAAAATATTTATTGGAACAAACTCCAGAGACGTAAAAGAAGCATCCTTTACTTTAAAATAA
- a CDS encoding NAD-dependent epimerase/dehydratase family protein: MQDTIVVLGSNGQIGTELVTMLRKIYGDDHVVACDIRRPDYDIKNSAPFEFVNVLDKDMIKGIFQKYKPTQVYLLAALLSATGEQNPKLAWDLNMNGLLNVLDLALEYKTAKVYWPSSIAVFGPNSPKDNTSQYCIMDPNTVYGISKLAGERWCEYYHQKYGLDVRSIRYPGLISWKAAPGGGTTDYAIHIFHEALKKGSYQSFLNAETELPMMYMDDAIRGTIELMDAPADQISVRSSYNFGGVNFTPEILAAEIRKHIPDFKLTYADKDPRQQIANSWPRSIDDQFATKDWGWKPEFDLAKMTADMLTNLKRS; the protein is encoded by the coding sequence ATGCAAGATACAATAGTCGTTTTAGGCTCTAACGGACAAATTGGGACAGAATTAGTAACGATGTTACGAAAAATATATGGAGATGATCATGTGGTTGCGTGCGATATCCGCCGGCCTGATTATGATATCAAAAATTCTGCTCCTTTCGAATTCGTAAATGTTTTGGATAAAGACATGATAAAAGGCATTTTTCAAAAGTATAAACCAACTCAGGTATATCTTTTAGCTGCATTATTATCGGCAACCGGAGAGCAAAATCCAAAATTGGCTTGGGATTTAAACATGAATGGATTACTAAACGTATTGGATTTGGCGCTGGAATATAAAACAGCAAAAGTTTACTGGCCAAGTTCTATTGCCGTTTTTGGACCGAATTCTCCTAAAGATAACACGTCTCAATATTGCATTATGGATCCTAATACAGTTTATGGAATAAGCAAATTGGCAGGGGAGAGATGGTGCGAATATTATCATCAAAAATATGGATTGGATGTTCGCAGCATTCGTTACCCTGGCTTAATAAGTTGGAAAGCTGCTCCAGGAGGTGGAACCACAGATTATGCTATTCATATATTTCATGAGGCATTAAAAAAGGGCAGTTATCAAAGCTTTTTAAATGCAGAAACTGAATTGCCAATGATGTACATGGACGATGCAATCCGCGGAACAATTGAGTTGATGGATGCACCAGCCGATCAAATTTCTGTACGAAGTAGTTATAATTTTGGTGGTGTAAATTTTACGCCTGAAATTTTAGCAGCCGAGATCAGAAAACATATTCCAGATTTTAAATTAACTTACGCAGACAAAGATCCTCGTCAGCAGATTGCTAATAGTTGGCCGCGATCTATTGATGATCAATTTGCTACAAAAGATTGGGGCTGGAAACCTGAATTTGATTTAGCAAAAATGACTGCTGATATGCTAACAAATTTAAAACGAAGCTAG